A region of Acinetobacter sp. WCHA45 DNA encodes the following proteins:
- a CDS encoding putative adenosine monophosphate-protein transferase Fic, translating to MDKYGEMGDSLYCYPGTNILKNKLNIHDEQILEQAELELSGLASNLIEYAEPPYDLQYLKSIHAQLFGDLYDWAGKLRQIDISKGDTRFCNFSRIEIETNKLLKTLQEKKYFQGLAPQQLIPQLADLYCELNVIHPFREGNGRTQRIFFEHLIAHCGYGIDWSRIDSQQQWIQANIEGFYGNLNPLIKIFEICFIQNT from the coding sequence ATGGATAAATATGGGGAAATGGGTGACAGCCTGTATTGTTACCCTGGCACAAATATCCTAAAGAACAAACTCAATATTCATGATGAACAAATTTTAGAACAAGCTGAACTAGAACTGTCTGGATTGGCAAGTAACTTAATTGAATATGCTGAACCACCTTACGACTTACAATACTTAAAATCAATTCATGCGCAGCTCTTTGGCGACTTATACGACTGGGCAGGAAAGTTAAGACAAATCGATATTTCCAAAGGTGACACCCGTTTTTGTAATTTTTCCCGTATTGAAATTGAAACCAATAAACTACTCAAAACGCTTCAAGAAAAAAAATACTTTCAAGGCTTAGCACCACAACAACTGATTCCTCAACTTGCCGACTTGTATTGTGAGCTTAATGTCATACACCCATTCCGTGAAGGTAATGGACGTACACAACGGATTTTCTTTGAGCATCTGATTGCTCATTGTGGTTATGGTATTGATTGGTCTCGCATTGACTCTCAACAACAATGGATTCAAGCCAATATTGAAGGTTTTTATGGTAATTTAAATCCATTAATTAAGATTTTTGAAATATGCTTTATTCAAAATACCTAA